GATCCCAAGATTTTCTCGATATCAGCAGCAGATGGTTCGGCATTTCCGCCCAAAGTTGCAAGTAAATATGCGGCTACGTAACGCATTctgaaacaaagaaaaagacAAGAATTGGCAATTAATATACTGCAAAACACGCGTTGCATTATcggaaaattgacattttcagaaatttgagttaaaatcaCGGAAGAATCATCCGAAAGATGGTTAAGAATAATTTCATCATACACGCTAATGTACACGCTAAAGCACATGGCCACAagcaaatcattttttgtatttttctgacAAAATAACACTTTTCACGCGGAAACTCCATATGTTTCAGATAATCGGAACTCAATTGAATgttttcagataatttttacttactttaAGTCAGTTTTCGACACGAAATCGTAAGTCGCAAAAAAGAAGGTGTTGTTTCCACAAAAGCTTGTTTAAAAGAGAACGAAATTTGGCATGAGCACGATCATTTTCGACCAACTCATTACGGAAATAGTAACTGTGGATTGCCTCGCGAAATTCACGAAACGTGCCTCCGTCAATACGCGATtgaattgtatttattttttgccgtgttttttttcttgcgaatTTTGGCGAATCCTGAGCCAATTTATCAGCCAATTTTGGATGCATTCAGAAGACAAGAGGACAGGCAAAGATGGCATGTATCAAAAATGCCTGAAAAGAGTGTGTAACATCTGAAAATTCTGTGTTCAGAAACCATAGGAACTGCCCAGCTATTCGTTTTTATTCTCCCTTTTTGTggcaattaattatatttagttTCTTCGTGTGTATTTACGGCAAAAttgcacaaatattttatgtattacTAAACAAATTtacagtaataataaatagaagGAAAGTCGGCACACGTTACAAGCGAATTTTTCCAATACAAACAATAAGagtgtgcgaaaaaaaatactgtttTGAAATGGCTCGTGATTATGATCATCTTTTCAAATTGCTAATCATCGGAGATAGTGGTAAGAAACTTGAGAAAATCATAACTGCTTAaggatttgttgttgtttaatttttcccaaGTGTGTAGTGTGCAAGTGTTCTTTTTAAATGTTCTTTGTTTACAATGGGAGCTTTCGAGtgatgttaatttaaccccTATCAAAATACATTTAGTTATACACGACGACGATGCATTCCAATCATCCACAGATGAGAGACGTTTGTGTACATACTAAtagccgtcgtcgtcgtcgtcgtcgaatagatttaaaataaataagcattaatatataattagaTCCAGTCCGATTGTattgtgtgaaattttaatcatgtATGAACAAACAAATATCGTCAAGCTCTATCCTTGAAGGAATGCAATTTAGTGCAATAACAATTGAATATCAGAGCACAAGGTTATCATCATCACTGATGCCTCGTCGTTATATTGTATGATTCTTTCTCGCTGTAACTCCATGaatgtttgttttaatgaATCGTCTGAGTAAGATTCAAAACTTAATACTGAGTTTAACTGATGTACGTTACATTTGTGTTTGGTTTATTTACATATGTTAAAGCAATTTgcttaaaagtaataattctaatattgttaaaataagttttgatttttttttttctcatataagGTGTCGGAAAATCATCCCTCTTACTTAGGTTTAGTGACAACACATTCACAGGAACATACATTACAACAATAGGCGTTGACTTTAAGATTCGAACGGTCGTAATCGATGGCGAACGTGTCAAATTACAAATCTGGGATACTGCTGGTCAAGAACGTTTCAGAACGATAACGAACAcgtgagtcattttttttctttgtcaattaattcaaaatacaaTATGTTAATATTTGTGCACATTTACAAATCGCTTTGCAGATACTACCGTGGCACACACGGCGTAATTGTTGTATATGACGTCACAAATGGTGATTCTTTCGCAAATGTAAAACGATGGTTGCAGGAAATTGAATCCAACTGTGaagttgtaaataaaatattaggtaAGACTGCATGccttttgaatgaattaaattgttatatgtttaataattGACATTGAATGAACGTGTATTTAGTTGGAAATAAAGATGACGATCCCGCTCGTAAAGTTGTAATAACGGAAGATGCTCAACGTTTTGCCAACCAAATGGATATCCAGTTATTTGAGACTTCAGccaaagataataaaaatgtggaaaaaatgttttatgcaATCACGGAGTTGGTgctgaaacacaaaaaacaacaacagagGCTGCAAAATGCCAATGACAAGAATGACGTTGTACAGTTAGGGAAAGGtagtaataaaaagaaaggTAGTAAATGCTGTTAGGGTACacacattaaatattattttagtataattttaaatataacgaAACAGTTTATCGTCTGTCTTTTACAAAAAGGATAGTTATCATTTTGTTtgtattaaagtaaaatattcgataaaagtgaaaataaagcCATGTCACGATTTAGAAATAGCATTAAGTGATGATATTTCAAGAAAGAAGTTTTataccattattattatataaaattaaattaaaaaataaaaaataattataattgaaaCAGCATTAGAACAAAACTATAAGGAATCATTGTCATAAATTGTAAACAGCAAACTAATCATAGTGcttttaaaagaaacaaaatttgaaaaaaagtgtttactATCTATTATGTTTCACATGAAACAGTAAACGATaagattgataatttttga
The sequence above is drawn from the Culicoides brevitarsis isolate CSIRO-B50_1 chromosome 1, AGI_CSIRO_Cbre_v1, whole genome shotgun sequence genome and encodes:
- the LOC134827667 gene encoding ras-related protein Rab-35-like — protein: MARDYDHLFKLLIIGDSGVGKSSLLLRFSDNTFTGTYITTIGVDFKIRTVVIDGERVKLQIWDTAGQERFRTITNTYYRGTHGVIVVYDVTNGDSFANVKRWLQEIESNCEVVNKILVGNKDDDPARKVVITEDAQRFANQMDIQLFETSAKDNKNVEKMFYAITELVLKHKKQQQRLQNANDKNDVVQLGKGSNKKKGSKCC